From the Paenibacillus tianjinensis genome, the window ATTTCGGAATCGTGATCACACCCTGCTGTAAATCCCAGCGCAGCACAATTTGTGCGACAGTTTTGCCGTATCTTTCAGCCAATTCTTTCAGCAGCGGCACATCCAGATTGCCTTGCATGAGGGGACTCCAGGCCTCAACCTGAATGTCATGCGCCTTCGCAAATTTCAGCACCTCACGCTGGGTCAGCAGCGGATGGAATTCAATCTGGTCGACAACAGGCACCACTCCGGTGTCATCAATAATATCCTGCAGATGATGAGTCTGAAAGTTGCTGACGCCGATCGATTTGACCAGCCCCTCCTTCTGCAGATGGATCAGTGCTTTCCACGTATCCCGGTATTTGCCGGCCACCGGCCAGTGGATCAGATACAGATCAATCACATCCAGCCCCAGCTTCTTCCGGCTCACCTCGAAGGCCTTCAGCGTGGATTCGTAGCCCTGATCGGGATTGCGCACCTTGGTTGTGATGAACAGCTCTTCCCGGGGCACCCCGCATTCCCGGATTGCTTGTCCGACACCTTCTTCATTATTATATCCGGCCGCTGTATCAATACTGCGGTAGCCTGTTTCAATAGCCGTCTTCACCGCATGGATAACTTCTTCGCCGTCTTTGGTCTGCCATACCCCTAGACCCAGCCATGGCATCGTTACTCCGTCATTCAATGTAGGCCCACCTGTAAACGGTCCGTTCATTTCGCTCATGGTTCACCCTCCAAGCTTGAATAGTTTGATCAAACTTCCTTAACCTTTATAGAGACTGTGTAATCAGCCGGATGCAAACAACAGTATAACAGATTGCTGCGGTGCCACCAAAAGCGCGGATCGCCCCTCTAAAAAAAGAGCGCCACTGTAATCACAGTAGACGCTCCCCCCACTTATTTACTTTTCGATCAGCTTGAAATCATCGAAATGAAACTCCGGCGATACGATGCAGGAAACCAGCACCGGCTCATCGCCAAGCGGCCGTGCCGCCTGCCAGACGCCTGCCGGAATGACCACCTGCGGCTGCTGGCCGGCTGCGACATCAATGCCGAGAACGACCTCGGTAACGTTCTCCGGCTGTTCGCCGCTGCCGCCGAGGCTCAGCACAATCGGGCTGCCGGAATGCCACAGCCAGATTTCGTCGGAGAGCACAGTGTGCCATTCCGAAGCTTCGCCCGGGTGAAGCAGGAAGTAAATGGACGACGCTGAGGCTCTTGGCCCCGAGTAGCTGCTGCCAAGGGTTTCGTGCGGGATTTCAAAGGAAGAATTCCAAAGTCTTTTGTACCATCCGCCTTCAACGTGAGGCTGCAGCCCCAGCGCTTCCACCAGCGGAGAAATTTCTTTTTGCGTCACAGTATCTTCTCCTTAAAGTTGTGCTGCATAAGCATCCACAGTTAATTTAGGTTTGCTTTTACTTTAACGGAATGTACCGCGATTGTAAAACCTCCCGCTTATTTGCTCTCCTTGCTGGCCTTGAACACCTCAGCGATGGCACCGAGTGTACCCAGCGTTTCCACAGCACTGCTTGGCAGGAACACTTTATTGGCTGCACCCTTGGAGATTTCAGTTAATGCATCAAAGGATTGATAGGCCAGCACCCGCTCATCCAGTCCGGCGCTGCTGATCAGCTGGATACGCGATTTCTCGGCTTCCGCCACTGCCTGAATCGCCTTGGCCTGACCGAGCGCTTCCAGCTCCTGCGCCTGGCGCATGCCTTCCGCCTGACGGATACGCGCTTCCTTGTCACCTTCAGCCTTCAGGATCTTACTCTGCTTGTCGCCTTCTGCGCGCAGGATCATATCCTGCTTGGCGGCTTCCGCCTCAAGGACAATCGCACGTTTGCTGCGTTCTGCCTTCATCTGCTTATCCATCGCTTCCTGGATATCAAGCGGCGGCTTAATATCAATGACCTCCACGCGTTCGATCCGTACGCCCCACTTTTCCGTCGCTTCATCCAGGGCGAGCCGGATATCCGAGGAGATTTTTTCCCGGCCGGACAGGGTTTCATCCAGCTCCAGCTTCCCGATAATCTGCCGCATGGTTGCCGTGGAGATGTTGCGTACCCCGTATACATAATCGGAGATCCCATAAGTCGCTTCTTCCGGGCCTACCACCTGATAAAAGATGATCGTATCAATCTGCACCTGCACGTTGTCCTTCGTAATGACCGTTTGCGGCGGCACATTGGCCTGCTGAATCCGCAAATCATGATAGGTTCGTACCTGGTCGATAACCGGAATAAGGATGTTAAGACCCGGTGTAAGCAGGCGGTTAAATTTCCCGAGCCGTTCGACTACGCCTACCCTTTGCTGCGGAACGATTTTGATCGTCAGTGCGATAAATACTACGACAACAACAACGATAATTCCTAAAATGGCTAATTGCATCAGTACGTGTCCCCCCATCGTTCTACTTCAATAATCGTGGTACCTCTTTTAACAACGATAACCTTCTGATCTTTGCCCAGAGCTTCTGTGGACGTTGCACTCCAAGTATCACCGCCTACTTTGACCTGCCCGTAGCGCCCAGGCACAATCGGTTCCACGACCAGCCCCTGTCTGCCGACGATCTCTGTCCCGGTATCCTTGAACCCCCGCGAGCTCCGGAGCCTGGCGGCCAGGGGTTTGGTAAATACCGTCAGACCCAAAGCAACCAATGAACCGACCACTACCTGCAGAAATATTGCGTCCGGAAACAAGATTGCAACCACACCGCCCGCCAAAGCTCCGATACTAAGCCATAACAAATAAAATGTAAACGTAAACATTTCTACGACAAACAAGACGCCGGCAATGATTAACCACAACGCCCAGACATCCATAGGTAGACCCACCACCTTCCGCTATATACTACTATAACGAAATCAAAGGCACTTACGTTCCATAAATGTTAAAAACCGGGCAGCGGCATCATCATTATATTTCAGCTTGTGGAAGCTTATGAATACAGAACCGCACTTTGGCAAAAATACCGGGCTTGGGAGCAGCGGGTGTAATGGTCACGCTATACGTGAACCACACCAAAAAGCCTGCAGAGAAGTTATCCTTCTCCGCAAGCTTTTTTGCTGCCCAATAATAATGATATACCCAGCGGATGCGGGGGAAGCGGGATTAGTTCTTTTTCCAGAGAGCCGGTGTGGTCGCCGGTTCCCAGCCCGCCAGTGAGGTGTGCGCCTGGAGGCAAGTATAAGATGCTCCATTGTAGGTAACCACATCACCTGCTTTATAAGCGGTACCTGCCAACCATGCACCGGCTCCAGGTGTTGTCGATGCGGTTGCCGTTGGTTTCACCGTTGCAGTCGGCGTAACAGTTGGTACAGGCGTGGGGGTTGCGGAAGGGGACGGTGTCGGGGAAGCAGCGGTATTGCCGCAGGTTCCTATCACCTTCCATACCCCGTATGCACCGCTCAGATCAGGACGGTCGCCCTGAGTCCACCACTGCGCCTCATATAATATACCGCCGTAAGAGGCCTGCTGGCCTTTCGTGTATACGGCGGTAGAGCTCCAGGCCGCTACTGTGCATTGCCCCGGTGTTGGGGTTGGTGTCACTGTGGCACTTGGCGTCGGCGTCGCTGTAACGCCAGGAGTCGCGCTTGCGGTCGGTGTTGCCGTGGCACTTGGTTTTGGCGTTGCCGTGGCTGTTGGTGTCGGCGCCACCGTTGCAGTCGGCGTTGGGGTTGGTGTAACCACAGTACCGCCTAGCTCGGTGCTCAGCTTGTTCTGAAGAGTTTTGTTGCGGTCGCCGCTCGTCTCCCAGAACATTGCCCCGGCCAGGCCTTTGGACTTCAGATAGCTGATCTTATAACCGATGGATTCTACATCATCGTAGCTGATATAGGTTTGTGTCGAAGGATTATAGAGATAAGGCACTTTAGATGTATTATTCCAGTAACGGGTGTAGCCGTTTTTGTTAATATAGTTCGCTTCCAGGTCATTGAAATCGTAATTCCCCTTCTCCCAGGTGCCAGTAGAGGAAATACCGGACGATACCTGATACTGTCCATTGCCCGTACTCGGCGCTCCGCCCCAGCCTCGGCCGTAGAATGGCATGCCGAGCACCAGTTTCCCTGCCGGAACCCCTGCGGAAAGATAGCTGGTAACAGCTTTGTCGATATTATAATTCGCCGGCTCAGTAAGCCCGGAAGACGCTGCCGCAGGGTCATAATACAGCGGTGCGTTATGTCCGGTCGTGGTGTTCCAGCTTCCGTTAAAGTCATAGGTCATAATGTTGATCCAGTCCACAACCGCTGCAATGCCGCTGAGATTATTATTTTGGATATAGGCTGGACCTGCACCGGAGGCAATGGTCAGCAGATAGGTTTTGCCGTCGGCGGTGCCCGCCGCATTCAGCTTTTCACGTATTTTCTGCAGCAGCAGTACGTAATTCTGCTTGTCTTCCGCACGGTAGCTGTTGCCTGCCAGCCCCCCGCTCACCGGATATTCCCAATCGAGGTCGACCCCATCCATCTGGTATTTGCGGATGAAATCAACCGCGGAATTAGCAAATACCTCACGGGTCGCCGCCGTAGCCGCCACATCCGAGAAGCGGTTCGACCAGGTCCAGCCGCCGACGGAGATTACAGTCTTGAGGTTCGGATTTTTTTCCTTGAGCTTCCACAGCTGCTTCAGATTGCCTTTGATCGGATCGTCCCATTTGTCATCCCCAAAGCTTTTCTGGGCATCGATCCAGGGATCACCCAGCACAATCGTACCATTCGGTACGCTGATGGTCTGGCCCTGCTCATTCTGGCAGCTCCAGGTAACCGGGTTCGGTCCGGTCGGGTCGGGATTCCCGTGTATACCGTTCCAGCAGATGTCTGCGAAGGCATAGTTAATTACATTCATTTTCGTGGGATCAATATCCGTTACGTTAAAAGCCCGTCCATAGGCAGCCCATGATGCATAATACCCGACCACCTTGTAATTTCCTTCCGCATTTGCAGTTTTGACACTACCGCCCAGTCCGGCGGCAAGTGTAATGATCAGAGCAGCTACAAGGCCCAGCAGCGCAGCTTTCCTCGATTTCTGTTTCTTCAGCATTGAAGTGGTTACCTCCTCGGTTGAATGCGTAGCACAATTCTGTTCAGGTACAAGAAACGGCGACAGCGTTCGGACTAGAATGGTAATGCTTATGCCTGCATGCTCAGAAAAGAAAACTCATCGCTCACCCCCAGGAATTGGATTCACCCTCACTTGCCTTTCTATTAAATTAGCGGCAGCTAAATAGAAGATAGCATGCTAAAAAAACGCATGAAGCTTCTCCGCTGCCTGTGGTGAAGGAGTCTTTTGACTCCTTAGATTGAACTCGCCAAAAAAAAGGTGCTGTCAGGTGTGTGAACGGGTTGCAAGGATGGAGTGAATGCTAGTGGAGGATTTATTACATGAAAAGGTGTGAAGGCACTTCTAATTTTCAAGCATTGCTGCTCAAAGGGCTAGGGGGAAATTTCCGTTTTGGAGGGATAAGATCATCTTATGCTTAAAAAATGCCACTGCGTAATATTGCAATTTCAGTTTATTTTGTAGCTGCACAGCACAAAAAGGCCCACCCGCAAAGACTGCGGATAGGCCCTCTAATGGTTCCAATTGAATTAGGGTGCAACACTACAGTAATTTTGCCGCAAGCCGTGACCCCGCTATTTCCGCTGCTTCGCGGCCAGCTTATCCGTCAGCAGCCTAAGCGCCATTCCCCGGTGGCTGATCCTCTGCTTCTCTTCCAGCGTCAGCTCGGCCATCGTCTTCTCATACTCGGGAAGGTAAAAGAGCGGATCATAGCCGAACCCTCCGCCGCCCGCCGGCTCAGAGGTAATCCAGCCCTCCACGGTGCCTTCCGCCGTCAGCTCCTGGCCGTCCGCCGGATCATAAAGCGACAAGGCACAGACGAAACGGGCGGGACTGAGCAGCGGCTGGCCGGTATCCTCACCCTGCTTCAGCCCTTCCAGCTCGCTCAGCAGCTTGAGGTTATTGTCCTGATCCCGGGCATCCTCTCCGGCATAACGCGCCGAGTAGACCCCTGGGCGGCCGTCCAGAGCATCGACACAGAGACCGGAGTCATCGGCCAGCACAGGCAGCCCGAGGGCATCGCCGACTGCTTTGGATTTTTTGAATGCATTCTCGGCAAAGGTTGTCCCGTCTTCCACTACATCCGGCAGCTGCGGGTAGTCGAACATACTCTTCACGGTCAGTCCAAGCGGTGCAAAAGCATGCTGGAACTCACGGACCTTGCCTTTATTTTTGGTAGCGACAATCAGAATTCCACCGCCGGCGTTCATGCTACACCTCTTGGCCAGGCTGGCCGGACGGGATTTTGAGCGCGATCGGACCGAGTACTTCCTTCTGCACGGCGATCAGCTCGTAGATCCCCTTCTCCCCAAGACCGAGCAGCTGGTCAAGCTCCTGGCGGGTGAACGGCCGCTCCTCCCCGGTGCCTTGCACTTCTACAAATGCCCCGCCGCCGGTCATGACTACGTTCATATCGACTTTTGCTTTGGAATCCTCTTCATAGTTCAAATCAAGCAGCGTTTTGTCGCCGACCACACCGACGCTGATTGCGGCCAGATAATCGGTAATCGGGAATACGCTAAGTTTATGCTGCAGCGCAATTTTGTTAATGGCAAACGCCATCGCTACAAAAGCGCCTGTAATCGAAGCCGTCCGTGTGCCGCCGTCCGCCTGGATGACGTCACAGTCCAGTGTAATGCTGCGCTCGCCGAGCGCCTGCAGATTGACTACGGAACGAAGCGCCCGTCCGATCAGCCGCTGGATCTCCATCGTCCGTCCGGTCAGCTTGCCGCGTGCCGCCTCACGCTGGTTGCGCGTCTGGGTCGCCCGGGGAAGCATGGAATATTCAGCAGTCACCCAGCCTTTGCCTTGTCCTTTCAGAAACGGCGGGACCTTCTCATCCACCGTCGCGGTGACGATGACCTTCGTGTCTCCCATTTCAATCAGAACTGAACCCTCAGCATATTTATTCGTTTGGGTGGTTATTGTCAGCGGCCGGAGCTGGTCGTCGTTACGTCCGTTTGATCTCATGTTTTCTTCCTCCTGCATCTTGAATAGCTAAAGTTGTGATAAAAGTTCCCGCCAAGCGGGATGTCTATTCTCTACTTTGCGCGAGAAACGGATAACATCCAGGGAAGGACATTATCCGTTTTTCGCTTAGCAAACTTTATTCTATCAAAGAGCAGGCACAAAAGCATCTTTTAGCCCTGAGAAAATCTTTTATAACGGCAGTGCGTTCACATATTCCGGAGCAGAGACCGGCTTGCCATAGTCCACGTTGTTGGTTCCGGTGACCGTTTCAAGTCCGTTCAGACGGATTTGGACCGGAGCATCCTCGGCATTTTGCGCTACCGTCAGCACCACGGATTCCAGCATTTCCTCCGGCACATTCTTACCGTCTGTGAACATATCGTCAGTCAGGGATACGGTAACTACCCCATTTTGCCCGGCTTCTACGGAATCTAACACCGTTCCCCCGGTCATTGCCGTCTCCAGGCCGTTAGCAGACTCCGGTCCGGCGATCAGCTCTCCCAGTGCCGCTTTCACCTTGTCCTCTCCGGCGGGTACAAAGCGTGTGACCGGAACATAATACTGGTGGGTACCGTCAGGCGTAGCTGCGGAAAAATATACCGTAACCGCGCTCTGGTTCATCTGCATCGGGCCATTCTTCTGCAGGTTGATCCCGAAGGCGCGTGACAGCGGATGATCCAGCGGGGTGCCCTGAAGCGGCATTTCTGTAAGCTTTTTACCGTCTACCCAAAGCTGCACACCCTGAATGCCTTCCTGGCCGGTCAATGTCCAGGTAACTGCTTCAAGGATTTTACGCTCATCGGCAGGCTTGTAGTCATTAAATGCGGAGTTAAATTCCACTACTGCCAGTTTGTCTTTGTCTACCGAGACACTCTTCACTTCCGTTCCTGCAGGGAGCACACCCTGGAAGCCTTCCGGTACAGCCGAGGCATAGGCCCCTTTACTAACCAGTGCCGTAAGCGAATCCTTCAGCATTACAGTACTGTCGCCTTTGGGAAGGCTGAGGGATACCGGAGCCAGCAGACCATTAGCGTCCTTGAGAAACACGGTGGTCCGTTCCCCGGGGGCAGCAGCTTCCGCCTTATCTGTAGTGCTGCCTTCCGCTGCAGTTCCTTCTTCCGCAACAGGCCCAAATACCCCGGTGTCGAGCGTGGTGTTGTCACTGACTTCCAGCATTTGCGCCTCAATCTCTTCCGGCGGCGGATCAACCGATGCCGATTCCGAGCCGAACAGGCCGCAGCCGGACAAAAGAATGGGAACCGTGAGCAGACAAGCCGCAGACAGACCGCGGACTGTGTTCATATGCTTCATGAATAATTACCCCTTTCAACACTAAGATCAGTTTGTACTGCTATGTATACGAGCCCCATGCCCAAAAAATAACAACGGCTTATCCTAAATTGCTGGACAATGCAGATCTTATATTCTGGACAGGCTCCAAAAACTCCAAACACTCCAAAGACTAATGCATTGCCTGTGAAGCGCCCCCAGGGCTTCCGGCAGTTTAGACAACCGCAGCAGCAGCCGTTATAATAGTGGCAATTCAAATAATCAACTATCCTTCTGATGAGGTGACTGATGACTATGGAAGATATAAAAAATCCTTACAGTCTTAACAGCAAAGCGGTTGCAGAGGCGACCAAGTACTGGCTGCATAAGCGCGGCGTGACGTTGGAGGAGATTGCTGAGCTTGTTCTGTTTCTGCAGCAAAAATACTATCCGAATCTGACGATCGAGGAATGTGTCCATAACGTCGAAATGGTGCTGAGCAAGCGCGAGGTGCAGAATGCGGTGCTGACCGGGATTCAGCTGGATGTGCTGGCGGAGGAAGGCAAGCTGTTCACTCCGCTGCAGGATATGATCGAGAACGATGAGAGCTTATACGGGGTAGACGAAATTCTCGCCTTCTCCATTGTGAACGTATATGGCAGCATCGGCTTCACCAACTATGGTTACGTAGACAAGCTGAAGCCCGGTGTGCTGGAGCGGCTGAACGATAAAACCACCGGGCAGATTCACACCTACCTGGACGACATCGTCGGCGCTGTGGCCGCTGCCGCCAGCAGCCGCATTGCCCACCGCAAGCAAGCGGAACGCGAGCAGGAGCTCGGCCTCCCGCATGCGCCGGAGGATACCGAAGAAGCCGCCAGAAAGCTGGCGGCTGAGGATGGGCTGGAGTAATCGTGCAGTTCATTTAGCTGTACTTTGCGCAATTAAATTAAGCGAATAAGGCTGTAAATCAGCTTTAATTGTACTTCGTACAACTAAAAATCTGCATTTACTCCGTATGAGCCCCTTTTCCGCATAGTAATTGCACAGAATGCAGTTACATTGTTATGGGTGTAACTTTTGCTGCTTTTAATGTACTAAGTGCAGTTAAACGGACTGACTTGAACTAACTAAAAAAGCCATGGCCACATGAACCGGGTGGGATGCTCCCACTGCTCTGTGGCATGGCTTTTTGCTGTGCTTGTATACTTGGCGCGAGCGGCGAGGGCCAGCGAGTGGAGTGCCGCAACCGCGGCAACTGGCAGCCCGTCCTACCTGTCCGCAGCTGCGAACAGGACCGGCCCGCCGGGGATAGGCGCAAGCTCCGCTGCCCGCCCCCGGCGCACCAGCTCGGCCAGATGCGCCAGCGCCTCGCTCATGGCGAAGCGCATCTGATGCGCGCTGGACACGCGGCTGCGGAACAGCGCTTCACAGACCGCGAACCCGCTGAGCGGTCCGCCGGCCAGCAGCTGAGCGGCGGTATCCAGCCGCTCCTCATGGTGCCGGAGCAGGCTGTCCGCCCGCTCCGTCCACACCGTGAACGGTTCCCGGTGGCCCGGGAACGCACGGCTCACCCGGAGGCTGCGCAGCGCGCGAAGCCCCTCCAGGAACGTCTGCAGCGGCTGCGGATCGCTGCCCGGCTGCAGGCCGACATTGGGCGAGATCTGCGGCAGAATCGCATCGCCGCAGAACACAAGCCCGCTGCCGGCCTCATACAAAGACACGTGACCCGGCGCATGCCCGCCGGTCAGAACCGGCGTCCACTCCCGGCCGCCAATCACAACCGGCACCGCAGCGTCGATATAGCTGACCTCCGCCTGCGGGGTAACCTGGGGCAGGAAGCTCACCAGATGCTCCCTGATCCCCCGGATCCATTCCTCCGGCATCCCGTGCCGGAGGAACAGCAGCGGCAGCGCCTCATTGAGAGTCGCTGCCCCGCCCCAGGACATCCGGGCCTCGGCGTGGGCTCGCTCCGACATCCATACCCGGCTGCCGCTGCGGGACTGCAGCCAGCCCGCCAGACCGTAATGGTCAGGGTGATGATGGGTAACCACAATTTTCCGGATATGGTCCCAGGATAAATCCAGCTCGTCCAGCACGCCCTCCCAGGCCAGCTCCGCCTCCTGTGTATGGGGACCGGGGTCAATCACCGTGATGCCGCCCTGCGGCTCTGTCACAATATAACAGTTCACCTGACGCAGCGGCGGATCCATCGGCACGGATACCTGAAGGATGCCGCTCTCCCAAGCCTTTATCTGTGCCTTCCGCATGGCTCCTTCACCGCCCTCTTTGAGTCTTCTGCCTGAAACCATCTAAGGACGGGCACCAACGAAGATCATCCGTTTCGAATGCTCCTCATCGTACTCCCCTTCATCGTAATCGCCATGCACATCTTCGATCTGCAGCCCGGCTGCGGCAATCAGCCTGCGGAACGTTTCCAGTGGATAGAGCTTCACACGCTCGTGATATTTGCGGGGCGTATCATCCCCTCGGGAGGTAAGGATGATATCCTTCTTCACATAACCGTCTTCGATCCGGCGGGACTCGTCAATCAGATTAACCCCGTCCTCACGTGAGGAATGCGGTACAAGATGGCGGATGACATAAGCCGGATTCAGAAAATCTATAATAAACCTGCCGCCAGGCTTCAGCATCCGGTAAATTTCGCGCAGCACCTTCACTTGTTCCTCATCCTCTTCAAAATAGCCGAATGAAGTAAACAAATTAACTACTGCATCAAAACCGCCGGGGAGCGGCAGCCTGCGCATATCGGACTGCACCCAGGTCACCGCTCCGGCACCAGCCTGGGCACGGGCTTCACGAAGCAGGGTTTCGGACAGATCGACGCCTGTGACCTCATAACCCGCTTCGGCAAGCGCCAGCGAATGGCGGCCCATGCCGCAGCATAGATCCAGGATCTTTGCCCCCTGCGGCAGCTCCAGCCAGCCGATCATCTGCTCCACCTCATGCCGGGCTCCGCAGAAATCCCTATGCCGGTATACAATCAAATAATCTTCTCCGAAGCTTTTCTCGTACCATTCACTCATCTTCCTTCTCCTCCCGCACTCCTGCAGTTCTCTCTATGTATAATATGGTTACGATTGTACCCCCTTTTCCCTGTAAACTCAAAGAAGAGTCGCCTTTCCGCCATATTTCACACGGTAGGGTAACTCTTCTGAATTGAACTTATCGATGCCGCTCTAAGTACACCCTGGCTTCATAAGGCCGTAGCTTCAGCCGGGTCAGATCCTCTTCTTTGACAGAAGGGTAGTTGGAGATTAGCAGCTCCTGCTTCCCGGCCGCAAAATCCGCAGGCAGCTCGAATACCGGCTCATGCTCAAAGAAATTGAGAATGACCAGGAGGCGCTGATCCTCCAGCGTCCGGGTATAAGCATAAATCTCCGGATGATCTTCCAGCAGCAAGGCGTATTCACCGTAGACAATGACCGGATGCTTTTTCCGCAGCTGGATCAGCTTTTTATAGTAGTTGTAGATCGAATCAGGGTCTTTAACCGCACTGGCTACATTGATCTCACGGAAGTTCGAATTCACGCGGATCCACGGTACGCCTGTGGTGAAGCCGCCATCCTCGCTGGCGTCCCACTGCATCGGCGTGCGGGCGTTATCCCGGCTTTTTTTATGGATTGCCGCCATAATGTCAGCCTCAGGGACGCCTTGGGTACGCTTTTCCTCATAGTAATTGAGCGTTTCCACATCCCGGTAATCATCGATAGACTCGAAAGCCACATTTGTCATGCCGATTTCTTCACCCTGGTAAATATACGGTGTCCCCTCCAGCATATGAATGAAGGTCGCCAGCATCTTGGCTGAAGGAATACGGTAGTAGAGGTCATTGCCGAACCGTGATACGGAGCGCGGCTGGTCATGATTGCACAAATAATTGGCGTTCCACCCCCGGTCATGGAGAACGGTCTGCCAGTTGCTCATGATTTTTTTGAGGTCACGCAGATTCCAGGGGATGGTATCCCATCTCCCTCCGCCCGGAGCCGCACAATCCAGATTCATATGCTCAAACTGGAACGTCATATTCAGCTCGCGGCGTCCGTCGCCGACATAATCCAGCGCCTGCTCCGGTCCGAGGCCCGATGTCTCCCCGACCGTCATAATATCGTAGAAGTACAGCACCTTGTCGTGTAAATTCTGCAGCAGCGTATGGACATGCGCGAGGTTTGAGAACATATCATAAGCGCGTACGGTTGCCGTTCCGCCGGGGTTCAGGGCATCCGGGTAGCCCTCCGCCTTCACAATATGGGCAATCGCATCAAACCG encodes:
- a CDS encoding class I SAM-dependent methyltransferase; protein product: MSEWYEKSFGEDYLIVYRHRDFCGARHEVEQMIGWLELPQGAKILDLCCGMGRHSLALAEAGYEVTGVDLSETLLREARAQAGAGAVTWVQSDMRRLPLPGGFDAVVNLFTSFGYFEEDEEQVKVLREIYRMLKPGGRFIIDFLNPAYVIRHLVPHSSREDGVNLIDESRRIEDGYVKKDIILTSRGDDTPRKYHERVKLYPLETFRRLIAAAGLQIEDVHGDYDEGEYDEEHSKRMIFVGARP
- a CDS encoding glycoside hydrolase family 13 protein produces the protein MNPKWWKESVAYQIYPISFMDSNGDGIGDLRGIISKLDYLQDLGVDVIWVCPIYKSPNHDNGYDISDYCDIMKEFGTMEDFDVMLREMHARGMKLMMDLVLNHTSHQHPWFIESRSSKDNPKRDYYIWRKGKNGGPPNNWESYFSGSVWELDPQTDEYYLHLYSKYQPDLNWENPAVIDKLHEMVQWWLKKGVDGFRFDAIAHIVKAEGYPDALNPGGTATVRAYDMFSNLAHVHTLLQNLHDKVLYFYDIMTVGETSGLGPEQALDYVGDGRRELNMTFQFEHMNLDCAAPGGGRWDTIPWNLRDLKKIMSNWQTVLHDRGWNANYLCNHDQPRSVSRFGNDLYYRIPSAKMLATFIHMLEGTPYIYQGEEIGMTNVAFESIDDYRDVETLNYYEEKRTQGVPEADIMAAIHKKSRDNARTPMQWDASEDGGFTTGVPWIRVNSNFREINVASAVKDPDSIYNYYKKLIQLRKKHPVIVYGEYALLLEDHPEIYAYTRTLEDQRLLVILNFFEHEPVFELPADFAAGKQELLISNYPSVKEEDLTRLKLRPYEARVYLERHR